Proteins found in one Streptomyces sp. NBC_00461 genomic segment:
- the aroB gene encoding 3-dehydroquinate synthase — protein MSEAVTRIQVGGTAGTEPYEVLVGRQLLGELGGLIGEKAKRVALVHPEALAETGEALRADLAGQGFEAVAIQVPNAEEAKTAEVAAYCWKALGQSGFTRSDVIVGVGGGSTTDLAGFVAATWLRGVRWIAIPTTVLAMVDAAVGGKTGINTAEGKNLVGAFHPPAGVLCDLAALDSLPVNDYVSGLAEIIKAGFIADPQILELIEADPQAARTPAGPHTAELIERSIRVKAEVVSSDLKESGLREILNYGHTLAHAIEKNERYKWRHGAAVAVGMHFAAELGRLAGRLDDATADRHRTVLESVGLPLHYRYDQWPKLLQTMKVDKKSRGDLLRFIVLDGLAKPTVLEGPDPAVLLAAYGEVGE, from the coding sequence ATGAGCGAGGCAGTCACCCGGATCCAGGTCGGGGGCACGGCGGGGACCGAGCCGTACGAGGTCCTGGTCGGTCGTCAACTCCTGGGAGAACTGGGCGGGTTGATCGGGGAGAAGGCCAAGCGGGTCGCCTTGGTCCACCCCGAGGCGCTCGCCGAGACGGGCGAGGCGCTGCGGGCGGATCTGGCCGGGCAGGGCTTCGAGGCCGTCGCCATCCAGGTGCCGAACGCGGAGGAGGCCAAGACCGCCGAGGTCGCGGCCTACTGCTGGAAGGCGCTGGGCCAGTCCGGGTTCACCCGCTCCGACGTCATCGTCGGCGTCGGCGGCGGATCCACCACCGACCTCGCCGGTTTCGTGGCCGCCACCTGGTTGCGCGGCGTGCGCTGGATCGCGATCCCGACCACCGTCCTCGCGATGGTGGACGCGGCCGTCGGCGGCAAGACCGGCATCAACACCGCCGAGGGCAAGAACCTCGTCGGCGCCTTCCACCCGCCCGCCGGCGTGCTGTGCGACCTGGCCGCGCTGGACTCCCTCCCGGTCAACGACTACGTCTCCGGGCTCGCCGAGATCATCAAGGCCGGTTTCATCGCCGACCCGCAGATCCTGGAACTCATCGAGGCCGATCCGCAGGCCGCCCGCACCCCTGCGGGCCCGCACACCGCCGAGCTCATCGAGCGCTCCATCCGGGTCAAGGCCGAGGTCGTCTCCTCCGACCTGAAGGAGTCGGGCCTCAGGGAGATCCTCAACTACGGCCACACGCTCGCCCACGCCATCGAGAAGAACGAGCGCTACAAGTGGCGGCACGGCGCCGCGGTCGCCGTCGGCATGCACTTCGCCGCCGAACTCGGCCGTCTGGCGGGCCGGTTGGACGACGCCACGGCCGACCGCCACCGCACCGTCCTCGAGTCGGTCGGCCTGCCGCTGCACTACCGCTACGACCAGTGGCCCAAGCTGCTGCAGACCATGAAGGTCGACAAGAAGTCCCGCGGCGACCTGCTGCGCTTCATCGTCCTGGACGGCCTGGCCAAGCCGACCGTCCTGGAAGGCCCCGACCCGGCCGTCCTGCTGGCCGCGTACGGCGAAGTGGGCGAGTAA
- the ruvX gene encoding Holliday junction resolvase RuvX, with amino-acid sequence MRRGRRLAIDVGDARIGVASCDPDGILATPVETVPGRDVPAAHRRLKHIVEEYEPIEVVVGLPRSLKGGEGPAAVKVRGFAQELARTIAPIPVRLVDERMTTVTASQGLRASGVKAKKGRSVIDQAAAVIILQQALESERVSGKAPGEGVEVVI; translated from the coding sequence ATGCGCAGAGGCCGTCGACTCGCGATCGACGTCGGGGACGCCCGGATCGGGGTCGCCTCGTGCGACCCCGACGGGATCCTCGCCACCCCGGTCGAAACCGTCCCCGGCCGGGACGTTCCCGCAGCTCACCGGCGGCTCAAGCACATCGTCGAGGAGTACGAGCCGATCGAGGTGGTCGTCGGTCTCCCTCGCTCCCTCAAGGGGGGCGAGGGCCCCGCCGCGGTAAAGGTTCGTGGCTTCGCCCAGGAGCTCGCCAGGACAATCGCCCCGATCCCCGTCCGGCTCGTCGACGAGCGGATGACCACGGTGACGGCCAGTCAGGGACTGCGCGCCTCGGGCGTGAAGGCGAAGAAGGGCCGCTCCGTCATCGACCAGGCCGCCGCCGTGATCATCCTTCAGCAGGCCCTCGAATCCGAACGGGTGTCAGGTAAAGCACCCGGCGAGGGCGTCGAAGTGGTCATCTGA
- the aroC gene encoding chorismate synthase produces the protein MSRLRWLTAGESHGPALVATLEGLPAGVPITTEMVADHLARRRLGYGRGARMKFERDEVTFLGGVRHGLSLGSPVAIMVGNTEWPKWEQVMAADPIDPEILAGLARNAPLTRPRPGHADLAGMQKYGFDEARPILERASARETAARVALGAVARSYIKETAGIEIVSHVVELASAKAPQGVYPTPADVEKLDADPVRCLDADASKAMVAEIDQAHKDGDTLGGVVEILAYGVPVGLGSHVHWDRKLDARLAGALMGIQAIKGVEIGDGFELARVPGSKAHDEIVKTDEGIRRTSGRSGGTEGGLTTGELLRVRAAMKPIATVPRALQTVDVSTGEATQAHHQRSDVSAVPAAGIVAEAMVALVLADAVAEKFGGDSVTETRRNVQSYLDHLAIR, from the coding sequence TTGAGCAGGTTGCGCTGGCTGACCGCGGGGGAGTCCCACGGTCCCGCACTCGTGGCGACGCTGGAGGGCCTTCCCGCCGGTGTGCCGATCACCACGGAGATGGTGGCGGACCACCTGGCCCGGCGCCGGCTCGGTTATGGACGCGGTGCGCGGATGAAGTTCGAGCGTGACGAGGTCACCTTCCTCGGTGGTGTGCGGCACGGCCTCAGCCTCGGTTCGCCGGTCGCGATCATGGTGGGCAACACCGAGTGGCCGAAGTGGGAGCAGGTCATGGCGGCCGATCCCATCGATCCGGAAATCCTGGCGGGCCTGGCCCGCAATGCCCCGCTGACCCGGCCGCGCCCCGGTCACGCCGACCTCGCGGGCATGCAGAAGTACGGCTTCGACGAGGCCCGGCCGATCCTGGAGCGCGCGTCCGCCCGGGAGACCGCGGCCCGTGTCGCGCTCGGCGCCGTGGCCCGGTCGTACATCAAGGAGACGGCCGGCATCGAGATCGTCAGCCACGTCGTCGAGCTGGCCTCCGCGAAGGCCCCGCAGGGGGTGTACCCCACGCCGGCCGACGTCGAGAAGCTGGACGCCGACCCGGTGCGCTGCCTGGACGCGGACGCGTCGAAGGCGATGGTCGCGGAGATCGACCAGGCCCACAAGGACGGTGACACGCTGGGCGGGGTGGTCGAGATCCTCGCGTACGGCGTTCCCGTCGGCCTGGGCTCGCACGTGCACTGGGACCGCAAGCTGGACGCCCGCCTCGCCGGCGCCCTCATGGGCATCCAGGCGATCAAGGGCGTCGAGATCGGTGACGGGTTCGAGCTGGCGCGGGTGCCCGGTTCGAAGGCGCACGACGAGATCGTGAAGACCGACGAGGGCATCAGGCGCACCTCCGGCCGCTCCGGCGGCACCGAGGGCGGGCTGACCACCGGCGAGCTGCTGCGGGTGCGGGCGGCGATGAAGCCGATCGCGACCGTGCCGCGCGCCCTGCAGACCGTCGACGTGAGCACCGGCGAGGCCACTCAGGCCCATCACCAGCGCTCCGACGTGTCCGCGGTACCGGCGGCCGGCATCGTCGCCGAGGCGATGGTGGCACTGGTGCTGGCGGACGCGGTGGCGGAGAAGTTCGGCGGCGACTCGGTGACCGAGACCCGGCGCAACGTGCAGTCGTACCTCGACCACCTGGCCATCCGGTGA
- the efp gene encoding elongation factor P, translating to MASTNDLKNGLVLKLEGGQLWSVVEFQHVKPGKGPAFVRTKLKNVLSGKVVDKTFNAGVKVETATVDKRDMQFSYMDGEYFVFMDMETYDQLMVDRKAVGDAANFLIEGFTATVAQHEGEVLFVELPAAVELVVQETEPGLQGDRSTGGTKPATLETGHQINVPLFITTGEKIKVDTRTSDYLGRVNS from the coding sequence GTGGCTTCCACGAACGACCTCAAGAACGGCCTTGTGCTCAAGCTCGAAGGCGGCCAGCTCTGGTCCGTCGTCGAGTTCCAGCACGTCAAGCCCGGCAAGGGCCCGGCCTTCGTGCGCACCAAGCTCAAGAACGTGCTCTCCGGCAAGGTCGTCGACAAGACCTTCAACGCCGGCGTCAAGGTCGAGACGGCCACTGTCGACAAGCGCGACATGCAGTTCTCGTACATGGACGGCGAGTACTTCGTCTTCATGGACATGGAGACGTACGACCAGCTCATGGTCGACCGCAAGGCCGTCGGCGACGCCGCCAACTTCCTCATCGAGGGCTTCACGGCCACCGTCGCGCAGCACGAGGGCGAGGTGCTCTTCGTCGAGCTGCCGGCCGCCGTCGAGCTCGTCGTCCAGGAGACCGAGCCGGGCCTGCAGGGCGACCGCTCCACCGGCGGCACCAAGCCCGCCACCCTGGAGACCGGTCACCAGATCAACGTCCCGCTCTTCATCACCACCGGTGAGAAGATCAAGGTCGACACCCGCACGAGCGACTACCTCGGCCGGGTGAACAGCTAA
- the mltG gene encoding endolytic transglycosylase MltG: MTEYGRGEGPEPWHPEDPLYGDDGWGGQQAQVGRQSPYGGQPQHYPEQPQQQHYGDWGDGGQSSYGQAQQYQGYDQQYYAGQGQQGYGQGQQGHEQGQQGYHQGQQGHGQGQQGYDQGQQGYDQTQQSYDQSSWGTGTHTHVPYTDPSDPYGQQAASYAADQPDYYNAPDAYPPPEPPSRRQAEPEPRTDWDPGPDQGEHAFFAGGNEGEDEDEDDDNPGAARKNRGGKKPKKRRSGCACLVLVVIFAGGVGGVGYFGYQFYKDRFGAAPDYAGEGNGAQVTVVIPKGAGGYVIGQKLKEAGVVESVDAFVSAQQSNPDGKKIQDGVYTLQKQMSAASAVELMLSNKSRSNLIIAEGYRNTAVYKLIDTRLGVAEGTTAKIAKKDYKKLGLPDWALDHPNLKDPLEGFLYPSSYAATKGQKPETVLKEMVSRADDMYEELGLEKKAKSLGLDSPWQLLTVASLVQAEGTSHDDFRKMAEVVYNRLKPGNPETYGSLEFDSTYNYVKNQSKIDLSIAELRKYNNPYNTYYIKGLPPGPIDNPGADALKGALAPTHDGWYYFISLDGKTSKFTKTLAEHNKLVDEFNASRKKG, translated from the coding sequence ATGACTGAGTATGGCCGGGGCGAGGGCCCCGAACCGTGGCACCCGGAGGACCCGTTGTACGGGGACGACGGGTGGGGCGGACAGCAGGCCCAGGTGGGCCGGCAGTCCCCCTACGGCGGCCAGCCACAGCACTATCCGGAGCAGCCGCAGCAGCAGCACTACGGTGACTGGGGCGACGGCGGGCAGTCCTCCTACGGGCAGGCGCAGCAGTATCAGGGCTACGACCAGCAGTACTACGCCGGTCAGGGCCAGCAGGGTTACGGCCAGGGCCAGCAGGGCCACGAGCAGGGTCAGCAGGGTTACCACCAAGGGCAGCAGGGACACGGCCAGGGTCAACAGGGCTACGACCAGGGGCAGCAGGGTTACGACCAGACCCAGCAGTCGTACGACCAGAGCAGCTGGGGCACCGGCACACACACGCATGTCCCATACACGGACCCCTCGGACCCGTACGGCCAGCAGGCCGCCTCGTACGCCGCGGACCAGCCCGACTACTACAACGCGCCCGACGCCTACCCGCCCCCTGAGCCACCCAGCCGCAGGCAGGCCGAACCCGAGCCGCGCACCGACTGGGATCCCGGCCCCGACCAGGGCGAACACGCCTTCTTCGCGGGCGGGAACGAAGGCGAAGACGAAGACGAGGACGACGACAACCCCGGGGCCGCCCGCAAGAATCGCGGCGGCAAGAAGCCGAAGAAACGTCGCAGCGGATGTGCCTGTCTGGTACTGGTGGTGATTTTCGCCGGCGGCGTCGGCGGGGTCGGCTATTTCGGCTACCAGTTCTACAAGGACCGTTTCGGCGCGGCACCCGACTACGCGGGCGAGGGCAACGGCGCACAGGTCACCGTCGTCATCCCCAAGGGTGCCGGCGGTTATGTGATCGGCCAGAAGCTCAAGGAGGCGGGCGTCGTCGAGAGCGTCGACGCGTTTGTCTCCGCGCAGCAGTCGAATCCCGACGGCAAGAAGATCCAGGACGGCGTCTATACCTTGCAGAAGCAAATGTCGGCCGCAAGTGCGGTCGAACTGATGCTCAGCAACAAGAGCCGCAGCAACCTGATCATCGCCGAGGGCTATCGCAACACGGCTGTCTACAAGCTGATCGACACGCGGCTCGGAGTCGCCGAGGGCACCACCGCGAAGATCGCGAAGAAGGACTACAAGAAACTCGGCCTGCCCGACTGGGCGCTTGACCACCCGAACCTGAAGGACCCGTTGGAAGGGTTCCTCTACCCCTCCAGCTACGCGGCCACGAAGGGGCAGAAGCCCGAGACGGTCCTGAAGGAGATGGTCTCCCGGGCCGACGACATGTACGAGGAGCTCGGCCTCGAGAAGAAGGCGAAGAGCCTGGGACTCGACAGCCCCTGGCAGTTGCTCACCGTGGCGAGCCTGGTGCAGGCCGAGGGCACGAGCCACGACGACTTCCGCAAGATGGCCGAGGTCGTCTACAACCGCCTCAAGCCCGGGAACCCCGAGACCTACGGCTCGCTCGAGTTCGACTCCACGTACAACTACGTGAAGAACCAGAGCAAGATCGACCTGAGCATCGCCGAGCTGCGGAAGTACAACAACCCGTACAACACGTATTACATCAAGGGTCTGCCCCCCGGCCCCATCGACAACCCCGGTGCGGACGCGCTCAAGGGCGCGCTCGCCCCGACGCACGACGGCTGGTACTACTTCATCTCGCTGGACGGCAAGACCAGCAAGTTCACGAAGACGCTCGCCGAGCACAACAAGCTGGTCGACGAGTTCAACGCGTCGAGGAAAAAGGGCTGA
- a CDS encoding aminopeptidase P family protein: protein MSEVYAVRRARLRERCKAGGSQAALISRPANVRYLAGTAPQGAVLLLGKTEDLLLCAGPPDERPPQGRPDDSLRVQALPGSAGDPAVAAADLAEAQRADTLAVEEHHLTVARHREIRSVVPRLRLADLGGAVEQLRVVKDEEEISCLRIGAEIADQALGELLESILVGRTERHLALELERRLVDHGADGPAFPTSVATGPNAGRRAHRPTDRRVEEGDFLSVCLGAAYRGYRCEIGRTFVIGTSPADWQIELYDLVFAAQRAGRESLAPGAACRDVDRAVRQVLDSAGYAEGLTALTGHGVGLEIDEDPQLAPAAMGKLDACVPVTVEPGVHLPGRGGVRIDDTLVVRPEADGGPELLTITTKELLAL from the coding sequence ATGTCAGAGGTGTACGCAGTCCGCCGAGCAAGGCTGAGGGAACGCTGCAAGGCCGGCGGCAGCCAGGCCGCGCTGATCTCCCGCCCCGCCAACGTCCGCTATCTCGCGGGCACCGCCCCACAGGGCGCCGTCCTGCTCCTGGGCAAGACCGAGGACCTTCTCCTGTGCGCCGGCCCACCGGACGAGAGACCCCCGCAGGGGCGACCGGACGATTCGCTGCGCGTGCAGGCCCTGCCCGGCAGTGCGGGCGATCCCGCCGTCGCCGCCGCCGATCTCGCCGAGGCCCAACGCGCCGACACCCTCGCCGTCGAGGAACACCACCTCACCGTGGCCCGGCACCGGGAGATCCGCTCGGTCGTCCCGCGGCTGCGCCTGGCCGACCTCGGTGGCGCGGTCGAACAGCTCAGGGTGGTCAAGGACGAGGAGGAGATCTCCTGCCTCCGCATCGGCGCCGAAATCGCCGACCAGGCTCTCGGTGAACTCCTGGAGTCCATCCTCGTCGGCCGCACCGAACGCCATCTCGCCCTCGAACTGGAGCGCCGCCTCGTTGACCACGGCGCCGACGGCCCCGCCTTCCCGACCTCCGTGGCCACCGGCCCCAACGCCGGCAGACGCGCACACCGTCCCACCGACCGCCGCGTCGAAGAGGGCGACTTCCTCTCCGTCTGCCTGGGCGCCGCATACCGCGGCTACCGCTGCGAGATCGGGCGTACGTTCGTCATCGGCACGTCTCCCGCGGACTGGCAGATCGAACTGTACGACCTGGTCTTCGCCGCTCAGCGTGCCGGACGCGAGTCGCTGGCGCCGGGCGCGGCCTGCCGCGATGTGGACCGCGCCGTACGTCAGGTACTGGACTCCGCGGGATACGCGGAAGGGCTGACGGCCCTGACGGGGCACGGCGTGGGGCTCGAAATCGACGAGGACCCGCAGTTGGCCCCTGCGGCCATGGGTAAACTGGACGCCTGCGTGCCGGTCACCGTCGAACCGGGGGTCCACCTCCCGGGCCGGGGTGGTGTCCGGATCGATGACACGCTCGTCGTCCGCCCCGAGGCGGACGGCGGACCCGAGCTACTCACCATCACGACCAAGGAGCTGCTCGCGCTCTAG
- the nusB gene encoding transcription antitermination factor NusB — MAARNTARKRAFQILFEGDQRDVDVNTVLADWIRLSRDDTRQPPVSEFTMQLVEGYAKHARRIDELIAQYSVGWTLDRMPVVDRNVLRLGAYELIWADETPDAVVLDEMVQLAKEFSTDESPAFVNGLLGRLKELKPSLRRDEA, encoded by the coding sequence GTGGCTGCCCGCAACACGGCCCGCAAGCGCGCCTTCCAGATCCTCTTCGAGGGCGACCAGCGTGACGTCGACGTCAACACGGTCCTCGCGGACTGGATCCGGCTCTCCCGGGACGACACCCGGCAGCCGCCGGTGAGCGAGTTCACCATGCAGCTGGTCGAGGGCTACGCGAAGCACGCGCGGCGCATCGACGAGCTGATCGCGCAGTACTCGGTCGGCTGGACCCTCGACCGCATGCCGGTCGTGGACCGCAACGTTCTGCGCCTCGGTGCCTACGAGCTGATCTGGGCGGACGAGACCCCCGACGCCGTCGTGCTGGACGAGATGGTGCAGCTCGCGAAGGAGTTCTCCACGGACGAGTCGCCCGCCTTCGTCAACGGCCTGCTGGGCCGGCTCAAGGAGCTGAAGCCCTCGCTGCGCCGGGACGAGGCGTAA
- a CDS encoding Pro-rich N-terminal domain-containing protein, which yields MQHAVGSPLPPPHQPGHGPAAGWSPAAHQPGQQQAAGHQGPAPVPPAPGYPQVPPPSAPPAPHHSPAPPPAPDTTGHVPLPPGGPVAMPSAPPATAVPDATSTTLAVLLIGPAGAGKTSVAKYWADHRRVPTAHISLDDVREWVRSGFADPQSGWNDGSEAQYRLARRTCGFAARNFLANGISCILDDAVFPDRPVVGLGGWKRHVGPGLLPVVLLPGLEIVLERNAERSGNRRLTDEEVARIHGRMAGWYGSGLPIIDNSQLDVPQTARVLDDVLARSIASPPTW from the coding sequence ATGCAGCATGCAGTGGGTTCTCCGCTGCCGCCGCCCCATCAGCCGGGGCACGGACCGGCCGCAGGCTGGTCACCGGCCGCACATCAGCCGGGTCAGCAGCAGGCGGCCGGGCACCAGGGCCCCGCGCCCGTGCCCCCTGCGCCGGGCTACCCCCAGGTTCCCCCGCCGTCGGCCCCGCCCGCCCCGCACCACTCCCCGGCCCCGCCGCCCGCCCCGGACACCACCGGCCATGTCCCGCTGCCGCCCGGCGGCCCGGTCGCCATGCCCAGCGCACCGCCCGCCACCGCGGTGCCGGACGCGACCAGCACGACCCTCGCGGTGCTGCTGATCGGCCCTGCGGGTGCCGGCAAGACGAGCGTCGCCAAGTACTGGGCGGACCACCGCCGGGTCCCCACCGCCCACATCAGCCTCGACGACGTACGCGAATGGGTCCGCTCGGGCTTCGCCGACCCGCAGTCGGGGTGGAACGACGGCTCGGAGGCGCAGTACCGCCTGGCCCGCCGCACCTGCGGCTTCGCCGCCCGCAACTTCCTGGCCAACGGCATCTCCTGCATCCTCGACGACGCCGTCTTCCCGGACCGTCCGGTGGTGGGCCTCGGCGGCTGGAAGCGCCACGTGGGCCCCGGCCTCCTCCCCGTTGTCCTCCTCCCAGGGCTGGAGATAGTCCTGGAACGCAACGCGGAACGCTCCGGCAACCGCCGCCTCACCGACGAGGAGGTGGCCCGCATACACGGCCGTATGGCGGGCTGGTACGGCTCGGGCCTGCCGATCATCGACAACTCCCAGTTGGACGTCCCCCAGACGGCGAGGGTCCTGGACGACGTACTGGCACGGTCCATCGCCAGCCCGCCGACCTGGTAG
- a CDS encoding shikimate kinase: MGVGKSTVGQLLAERLGVGYRDTDDDIVAEQGRAIAEIFVDEGEAAFRAIEKAAVHRALAEHEGVLALGGGSILDADTRALLGGQRVVYLSMDVEEAVKRTGLNAARPLLAVNPRKQWRELMEARRSLYEEVATAVVATDGRTPEEVTQVALDALELKEA; encoded by the coding sequence ATGGGTGTGGGCAAGTCCACCGTCGGACAACTGCTGGCCGAGCGGCTCGGTGTCGGTTACCGGGACACCGACGACGACATCGTGGCCGAGCAGGGCCGCGCCATCGCGGAGATCTTCGTCGACGAGGGTGAGGCTGCCTTCCGGGCGATCGAGAAGGCGGCCGTGCACCGGGCGCTGGCCGAGCACGAGGGTGTCCTCGCCCTCGGCGGCGGCTCGATCCTGGACGCGGACACGCGCGCGCTGCTGGGCGGGCAGCGCGTGGTCTACCTCTCGATGGACGTGGAGGAGGCGGTCAAGCGCACCGGCCTGAACGCGGCTCGGCCGCTGCTCGCGGTCAACCCGCGCAAGCAGTGGCGCGAGCTGATGGAGGCCCGGCGTTCGCTGTACGAGGAGGTTGCCACGGCGGTCGTGGCGACCGACGGCCGTACGCCCGAAGAGGTCACCCAAGTCGCCCTGGACGCACTGGAGTTGAAGGAAGCATGA
- a CDS encoding shikimate dehydrogenase: protein MTTTHRAAVLGSPIAHSLSPRLHTAGYRALGLEGWSYDRFEIDEAALPGFLAQLGPEWAGLSLTMPLKRAVIPLLDEITDTAASVEAVNTVVLRPDGSKVGDNTDIPGLVAALHERGVEKTESAAILGAGATASSALAALARICTGEVTVYVRSERRADEMRQWGERLGVQVRPADWADAARAFEAPLVISTTPAGGTDALAAELPAHIGTLFDVLYDPWPTPLAAAWEARGGHVLGGLDLLVHQAVFQFRQFTGDARSPLAAMREAAARRD, encoded by the coding sequence ATGACGACGACCCACAGGGCGGCCGTGCTCGGCTCGCCCATCGCCCACTCGCTGTCCCCGCGGTTGCACACCGCGGGATACCGGGCACTCGGCCTGGAGGGCTGGTCGTACGACAGGTTCGAGATCGACGAGGCCGCGCTGCCCGGGTTCCTCGCACAGCTCGGCCCCGAGTGGGCCGGGCTGTCCTTGACGATGCCGCTGAAGCGGGCCGTGATCCCGCTGCTCGACGAGATCACCGACACGGCGGCCTCGGTGGAGGCCGTGAACACGGTGGTCCTCCGGCCCGACGGGAGCAAGGTCGGCGACAACACCGACATCCCCGGACTGGTCGCCGCGCTGCACGAGCGCGGAGTGGAGAAGACCGAGTCGGCCGCGATCCTGGGCGCCGGCGCCACCGCCTCCTCCGCCCTCGCGGCGCTCGCCCGGATCTGCACGGGCGAGGTCACCGTCTACGTGCGCAGCGAGCGGCGTGCCGACGAGATGCGGCAGTGGGGCGAGCGGCTCGGAGTCCAGGTCCGCCCGGCCGACTGGGCCGACGCGGCACGGGCCTTCGAGGCACCCCTGGTGATCTCCACGACGCCCGCCGGGGGCACCGACGCGCTCGCCGCGGAGCTGCCTGCGCACATCGGCACCCTCTTCGACGTCCTCTACGACCCGTGGCCGACACCCCTCGCCGCGGCCTGGGAAGCGCGGGGCGGGCACGTCCTCGGCGGCCTCGACCTGCTGGTGCACCAGGCGGTCTTCCAGTTCCGCCAGTTCACCGGCGACGCGCGTTCCCCGCTCGCCGCCATGCGCGAGGCCGCCGCCCGGCGGGACTGA